The proteins below are encoded in one region of Chiloscyllium plagiosum isolate BGI_BamShark_2017 chromosome 7, ASM401019v2, whole genome shotgun sequence:
- the mettl21a gene encoding protein N-lysine methyltransferase METTL21A, with amino-acid sequence MALLPYDGAMIPGLRKFHEPSATFHYAKRDIVIRQNWNQLGVAAVVWDAAIVLCTYLELGTIQLQDRTVIELGAGTGLVGIVAALLGADVTVTDREVALQFLESNLQENIPPDLRAKARARELNWGVNLDQFDPGSYDVVLGADVVYLEEAFPALLETLEYLSSEQTTILLSCRIRYERDQNFLQKLGSRFVVEKVHYDTEKDVHVYKAQKRMAKEDL; translated from the exons ATGGCTTTGCTGCCGTATGATGGTGCCATGATTCCTGGCCTCCGGAAGTTCCATGAGCCATCAGCAACCTTTCACTATGCCAAGCGAGACATAGTGATCCGACAGAACTGGAACCAGCTTGGTGTAGCAGCTGTGGTGTGGGATGCA GCCATTGTACTTTGCACATATCTTGAACTGGGAACAATCCAGCTACAAGACCGAACTGTGATAGAACTGGGAGCGGGTACCGGATTAGTTGGAATAGTTGCAGCATTGCTAG GTGCTGATGTAACTGTCACTGACAGGGAGGTGGCATTACAGTTCCTTGAGTCTAATCTCCAAGAAAACATCCCTCCTGACCTGCGGGCCAAGGCACGGGCCAGGGAGCTGAATTGGGGGGTGAACCTAGACCAGTTCGACCCGGGCAGCTATGATGTGGTCCTGGGGGCGGACGTGGTTTACCTGGAGGAGGCATTCCCGGCCCTGCTGGAGACTTTAGAATATCTCAGCTCCGAGCAGACTACGATCCTGCTGTCCTGCCGCATCCGTTACGAGCGAGACCAGAACTTCCTGCAGAAGCTTGGGAGTCGCTTTGTGGTGGAGAAAGTCCACTACGACACTGAGAAGGATGTTCATGTTTACAAGGCACAGAAAAGAATGGCAAAGGAAGATCTTTAA